In one Salipiger abyssi genomic region, the following are encoded:
- a CDS encoding efflux RND transporter permease subunit, producing MTGIVDWAARRARMVLAFVFLSLVAGAYAYVTLPKEGEPDIEIPALFVSVPFPGISAEDSEKLLVKPMETELADLDGLKTLSGTAAEGYAGVALEFEFGWDKTETMADVRDAMNTAEADFPDGAEKYSINEINFSEFPILIVSLTGPVPERTMAQVVKDLQDRVESLDSVLEAGIAGNRDEMLEVTIDPLRLESYNVTASELINVVQNNNLLVAAGEVETRNGAFSVKIPSSFDEPRDVYNLPVKVNGDRVVTLGDLATIHLTFEDRQGTARFNGNSTVALQVVKRKGFNLIDTTAAVRGVVDAAQADWPPELRASVTVAASNDQSVIVDSMVKQLEGSVLTAIALVMIVVLAALGTRAALLVGFAIPTSFLLCFLLLWGMGITVSNIVMFGLILAVGMLVDGAIVVVEYADKRIAQGTGPMHAYVEAAKRMFWPVVSSTATTLCAFLPMLFWPGVAGQFMGMLPVTLIFVLSASLVVALIYLPVMGGVSGRFSRVLHHASEKLRHAWPSWWARAALVPVALLGMFTGAMMVLNPDFLFYSPFSGYGARLPGVAVFLAFSVLASVSLDAARPEHGATRIRGSYRRTLFGRGIQLVAGNPVMPLVTIGAVVFFVVSVFGYYGDNNNGTQFFTDSEPEQALVYVRARGNLSLEEKDALVRRAERIVLSHPGIETAFAFAGDGGLSSNTGGAEAPKDTIGQIQLEIVPWDDRRDRPELDGNLVLEELTEAMQAIPGIEIEIMDLAMGPASAKPVHLRLKSDDWQALQDATAEARAQFDALPGLRLVEDTRPLPGIDWQIDVDVEKAGRYGADVATVGAMVQLVTRGLTLDTMRVDSSDEEIDIRVRLPEDDRVLSTLDSLKVRTADGLVPLSNFITRQPVAKLAEIERVDQKRHFDIRAGVQDGLVKFTADGETVGYGEETTGGAVALRGKSYDVTLPGTGQSAATLADLAESGALHAMPVTANERIAALTEWLETDPLPADVTWEWTGDQEEEADSQAFLAQAFSAALALMFIILLAQFNSFYNAVLVLLAVVLSTAGVFLGIIVMDQTFSIIMSGTGVVALAGIVVNNNIVLIDTFQDYARYMPRIEAIIRTAEDRIRPVLLTTITTMAGLFPMMIGLSLDFFGGGYAIDSPTSLWWKPLATAVVFGLGIATVLTLVFTPAMLALRVWFNTYLMWIARALAALSFGRGSRAARDWALTRAARKVKAPEILWDDLPPADAPRPDAIPPLKAAE from the coding sequence GTGACCGGCATTGTCGACTGGGCCGCCCGGCGCGCCCGCATGGTGCTGGCCTTCGTCTTCCTGTCGCTGGTGGCCGGCGCCTATGCCTATGTCACCCTGCCCAAGGAGGGGGAGCCGGATATCGAGATCCCGGCGCTCTTCGTCTCGGTCCCCTTCCCCGGCATCTCGGCGGAGGACAGCGAAAAGCTGCTGGTCAAGCCGATGGAGACCGAGCTTGCCGATCTCGACGGGCTCAAGACGCTCTCGGGCACCGCCGCCGAGGGCTATGCCGGCGTGGCGCTGGAATTCGAATTCGGCTGGGACAAGACCGAGACCATGGCCGATGTACGCGACGCCATGAACACCGCCGAGGCCGATTTTCCCGACGGCGCCGAGAAATACTCGATCAACGAGATCAATTTCTCGGAATTCCCCATCCTCATCGTCTCGCTGACCGGCCCGGTGCCCGAGCGTACCATGGCACAGGTGGTCAAGGATCTTCAGGACCGGGTCGAATCGCTCGATTCGGTGCTGGAGGCGGGCATCGCCGGCAACCGCGACGAGATGCTCGAGGTCACCATCGACCCGCTGCGGCTGGAAAGCTACAACGTCACCGCCAGCGAGCTGATCAATGTGGTGCAGAACAACAACCTGCTGGTCGCCGCCGGCGAGGTCGAGACCCGCAACGGCGCCTTTTCGGTCAAGATCCCGTCGAGCTTCGACGAGCCGCGCGATGTCTATAACCTGCCGGTCAAGGTGAATGGCGACCGGGTGGTGACGCTGGGCGATCTGGCGACGATCCACCTCACCTTCGAGGACCGTCAGGGCACCGCGCGCTTCAACGGCAACAGCACGGTCGCGCTCCAGGTGGTCAAGCGCAAGGGCTTCAACCTGATCGACACCACCGCCGCCGTGCGCGGGGTGGTCGATGCGGCGCAGGCCGACTGGCCGCCCGAACTGCGTGCCTCGGTGACCGTCGCCGCCTCAAACGATCAAAGCGTGATCGTGGATTCCATGGTCAAACAGCTCGAAGGCTCGGTGCTGACCGCCATCGCGCTGGTGATGATCGTGGTACTGGCGGCGCTCGGCACCCGTGCGGCGCTGCTGGTGGGGTTCGCGATTCCCACCTCCTTCCTGCTCTGCTTCCTGCTGCTTTGGGGCATGGGGATCACCGTGTCGAACATCGTGATGTTCGGGCTGATCCTCGCGGTGGGCATGCTGGTCGACGGCGCCATCGTGGTGGTGGAATATGCCGACAAGCGCATCGCCCAGGGCACAGGCCCGATGCACGCCTATGTGGAGGCCGCCAAGCGCATGTTCTGGCCGGTGGTCTCCTCCACCGCCACGACGCTCTGCGCCTTCCTGCCGATGCTGTTCTGGCCCGGTGTCGCGGGGCAGTTCATGGGCATGCTGCCGGTGACGCTGATCTTCGTGCTGTCGGCCTCGCTGGTGGTGGCGCTGATCTATCTGCCGGTGATGGGCGGCGTCTCGGGGCGGTTTTCGCGGGTGCTGCACCATGCCTCGGAGAAGCTGCGCCACGCCTGGCCAAGCTGGTGGGCGCGCGCCGCGCTGGTGCCGGTGGCGCTGCTCGGCATGTTCACCGGCGCGATGATGGTGCTGAACCCGGATTTCCTGTTCTACAGCCCGTTCTCCGGCTATGGCGCGCGGCTGCCCGGCGTCGCGGTCTTTCTCGCCTTCTCCGTGCTGGCCTCCGTCTCTCTCGACGCCGCGCGCCCCGAGCATGGCGCGACCCGCATCCGCGGCAGCTATCGCCGCACGCTTTTCGGGCGCGGCATCCAGCTCGTCGCCGGCAACCCGGTGATGCCGCTCGTCACCATCGGCGCGGTGGTGTTCTTTGTGGTCTCGGTCTTCGGCTATTACGGCGACAACAACAACGGCACGCAGTTCTTCACCGACAGCGAGCCGGAACAGGCACTGGTCTATGTCCGCGCGCGCGGCAATCTTTCGCTCGAGGAAAAGGACGCGCTGGTGCGCCGCGCCGAGCGCATCGTGCTCTCCCATCCCGGGATCGAGACCGCCTTTGCCTTTGCCGGCGATGGCGGGCTCAGTTCGAATACCGGCGGCGCCGAGGCGCCCAAGGACACGATCGGGCAGATCCAGCTCGAAATCGTGCCGTGGGACGATCGCCGCGACCGGCCCGAGCTCGACGGCAATCTGGTGCTCGAAGAGCTGACCGAGGCGATGCAGGCGATCCCCGGCATCGAGATCGAGATCATGGATCTCGCCATGGGGCCGGCCTCGGCCAAGCCGGTGCATCTGCGGCTGAAATCCGACGACTGGCAGGCCTTGCAGGACGCCACCGCCGAGGCCCGTGCCCAGTTCGACGCCCTGCCCGGGCTGCGGCTGGTCGAAGACACCCGCCCGCTGCCCGGGATCGACTGGCAGATCGACGTGGATGTGGAAAAAGCCGGGCGCTACGGCGCCGATGTGGCCACGGTGGGCGCCATGGTGCAGCTGGTGACACGCGGGCTGACGCTCGACACGATGCGGGTGGACAGCTCCGACGAGGAGATCGACATCCGTGTGCGCCTGCCCGAAGACGACCGGGTGCTCTCGACGCTGGACAGCCTCAAGGTGCGGACAGCCGACGGCCTCGTGCCGCTGTCGAATTTCATCACCCGCCAGCCGGTGGCGAAACTGGCCGAGATCGAGCGTGTCGACCAGAAACGCCATTTCGACATCCGGGCCGGCGTGCAGGACGGTCTGGTCAAGTTCACCGCTGATGGCGAGACGGTGGGCTATGGCGAGGAAACCACCGGCGGTGCGGTCGCGCTGCGCGGCAAGAGCTACGATGTGACCCTGCCCGGCACCGGCCAGAGCGCCGCCACGCTGGCGGATCTCGCCGAAAGCGGCGCGCTGCACGCAATGCCGGTGACCGCGAACGAGCGGATCGCGGCGCTGACCGAGTGGCTGGAGACCGATCCCCTGCCCGCCGATGTCACCTGGGAATGGACCGGCGACCAGGAGGAGGAAGCCGACAGCCAGGCCTTCCTCGCACAGGCGTTTTCCGCAGCCCTTGCGCTGATGTTCATCATCCTGCTGGCGCAGTTCAACAGCTTCTACAACGCGGTGCTGGTGCTGCTGGCGGTGGTGCTCTCGACCGCCGGCGTGTTCCTCGGCATCATCGTGATGGATCAGACCTTCTCGATCATCATGTCGGGCACCGGCGTGGTGGCGCTGGCCGGGATCGTGGTGAACAACAATATCGTGCTGATCGACACCTTCCAGGATTACGCCCGCTACATGCCCCGGATCGAGGCGATCATCCGCACCGCCGAGGACCGCATCCGCCCGGTGCTGCTGACGACGATCACCACCATGGCGGGGCTGTTCCCGATGATGATCGGCCTGTCGCTGGATTTCTTCGGCGGCGGCTATGCCATCGACAGCCCGACCTCGCTCTGGTGGAAGCCGCTGGCCACGGCGGTGGTGTTCGGGCTCGGCATCGCCACGGTGCTGACGCTGGTCTTCACGCCGGCGATGCTGGCGCTGCGGGTGTGGTTCAACACCTATCTGATGTGGATCGCCCGGGCGCTGGCGGCGCTGTCCTTCGGGCGCGGCAGCCGCGCGGCGCGCGACTGGGCGCTGACGCGGGCGGCACGCAAGGTGAAGGCGCCGGAGATCCTCTGGGACGATCTGCCGCCTGCCGATGCCCCGCGTCCGGACGCGATCCCGCCGTTGAAGGCGGCGGAATAG
- a CDS encoding efflux RND transporter periplasmic adaptor subunit yields MRIISILTALLVIAALYGVIIERERLIGWAEAIAPAGASSSNAPAGASSSKTPAGASNSNATADASNAEEAVPPEDTPDGAVSVMAMRSTAQEIDGAVVLRGETQASREVDVMAETGGRVISAPLPKGSAVEAGQVLCKLDPGTSGASLAEAEAALAEAQAQRPEVEARVPEAQAALAQAQAQLEEAQINLTAAEELSKNGYSSRTALASARAAQRSAEAGVSSAEAGLKAARAGRGGLEARIESARASVARAESTVADLTIEAPFDGVLESDTAELGSLMSVGTSCASVLQLDPIRLVGYVPETDVSRVTLGARAGARLTGERMVTGTVSFVARRADETTRTFRVDITLPNPDLAIRAGQTAEIGIEAEGAMAHLLPASALTLNDDGALGIRAVSAEGTARFLPVEILRDTRDGLWVGGLPETVDVITVGQEYVTDGVPVVPSFEEVIQ; encoded by the coding sequence ATGCGGATTATCTCGATCCTTACGGCCCTGCTGGTGATTGCCGCCCTTTACGGCGTGATCATAGAACGCGAGCGGCTGATCGGCTGGGCCGAGGCCATCGCGCCCGCCGGCGCGTCAAGTTCCAATGCGCCCGCCGGCGCGTCCAGTTCCAAGACGCCTGCGGGCGCGTCAAATTCCAATGCAACCGCCGATGCGTCCAATGCCGAGGAGGCGGTCCCGCCCGAAGACACGCCCGACGGCGCCGTCTCGGTCATGGCGATGCGCTCCACCGCGCAGGAGATCGACGGCGCCGTTGTGCTGCGCGGCGAAACCCAGGCCTCGCGCGAGGTCGACGTCATGGCCGAGACCGGCGGCCGGGTGATCTCCGCGCCGCTTCCCAAGGGCAGCGCGGTCGAGGCGGGACAGGTGCTCTGCAAGCTCGACCCCGGCACCTCCGGCGCCTCGCTGGCCGAGGCCGAGGCGGCGCTCGCCGAGGCGCAGGCCCAGCGCCCCGAGGTCGAGGCCCGCGTGCCCGAGGCGCAGGCCGCGCTCGCCCAGGCCCAGGCGCAGCTCGAAGAGGCGCAGATCAACCTCACCGCCGCCGAGGAGCTTTCCAAGAACGGCTACAGCTCGCGCACAGCACTGGCCTCCGCCCGCGCCGCCCAGCGCAGCGCCGAGGCCGGGGTGAGCAGCGCCGAGGCCGGGCTGAAAGCCGCCCGTGCCGGGCGCGGCGGGCTGGAGGCGCGGATCGAAAGCGCCCGCGCCTCCGTCGCCCGCGCCGAGAGCACTGTCGCCGATCTTACCATCGAGGCGCCTTTTGACGGGGTGCTGGAAAGCGACACCGCCGAGCTCGGCAGCCTGATGAGCGTCGGCACAAGCTGCGCCTCGGTGCTCCAGCTCGATCCGATCCGGCTGGTGGGCTATGTGCCCGAAACCGATGTATCGCGCGTCACACTCGGCGCCCGCGCCGGTGCAAGGCTCACCGGCGAGCGCATGGTGACCGGCACCGTCAGCTTCGTCGCCCGCCGCGCCGACGAGACCACCCGCACCTTCCGCGTCGACATCACCCTGCCCAATCCCGATCTGGCGATCCGCGCCGGCCAGACCGCCGAGATCGGGATCGAGGCCGAGGGCGCCATGGCGCATCTGCTGCCCGCCTCGGCGCTCACCCTGAACGATGACGGCGCGCTCGGCATCCGCGCGGTCTCTGCCGAGGGCACCGCGCGCTTCCTGCCGGTGGAGATCCTGCGCGACACCCGCGACGGGCTCTGGGTCGGCGGGCTGCCCGAAACCGTCGACGTGATCACCGTCGGTCAGGAATACGTCACCGACGGCGTGCCGGTGGTGCCCAGCTTCGAGGAGGTGATCCAGTGA
- a CDS encoding outer membrane protein assembly factor BamB family protein, translated as MTGAGHLRITTITAGLLGLTMLSACEEPEIILAGERYGTREVLQTEAPTDEAAPENTARAIALPAASRNADWAQSPVSPFARVGNAALGNSLNRVFAVNIGAGDSRRERLNVDPVVAGGRIFTMDAEHTLSAVSSAGEILWQKSMVPERDAAKQAQGGGLAAADGRIYVASGFGRLTALDAATGQEIWTQRLGGTATGAPTVSGGLVYVTSDDSRGWAIEAEDGRVRWQIEGIEDIHNVAGAPPPALSGDKVIFAFGSGAVQAAFRQGGLRLWSADVAGTRNGTALASISDITGAPVISGERVFVGNHSGRVVGFNLGSGERLWTARMGARGPVWPAGDSVFFVSDVNALVRLDAATGEQIWSVDLPGYEPVRRPQRKRDSAFAHHGPVLAGGRLVLASSDGLLRSFNPENGALLSAIEIPGGATTAPAVAGGTLYVVTKKGQLVAYR; from the coding sequence ATGACGGGGGCAGGGCATTTGCGTATCACCACGATCACGGCGGGGCTGCTCGGGCTGACGATGCTGTCCGCCTGCGAGGAGCCGGAGATCATTCTCGCCGGCGAACGCTACGGCACGCGCGAGGTGCTGCAAACCGAAGCACCGACGGACGAGGCCGCGCCGGAAAACACCGCGCGCGCCATCGCGCTGCCGGCGGCAAGCCGCAACGCGGACTGGGCGCAGAGCCCGGTCTCGCCCTTTGCGCGGGTCGGCAACGCGGCGCTCGGCAATTCGCTGAACCGGGTGTTTGCGGTGAATATCGGCGCGGGCGACAGCCGCCGCGAGCGGCTCAATGTCGATCCGGTGGTCGCCGGCGGCCGCATCTTCACCATGGATGCCGAGCATACGCTCAGCGCGGTCAGCTCCGCGGGCGAGATCCTCTGGCAGAAGAGCATGGTGCCCGAACGCGACGCGGCCAAGCAGGCGCAGGGCGGCGGGCTCGCCGCCGCCGATGGCCGGATCTATGTCGCCTCGGGCTTTGGCCGGCTGACGGCGCTCGACGCCGCCACCGGTCAGGAAATCTGGACACAGCGTCTCGGCGGCACCGCCACCGGCGCCCCGACCGTCTCGGGCGGGTTGGTCTACGTCACGTCTGATGACAGTCGCGGCTGGGCGATCGAGGCCGAGGATGGGCGCGTCCGCTGGCAGATCGAGGGCATCGAGGACATTCACAACGTGGCCGGCGCGCCGCCGCCGGCGCTGAGCGGAGACAAGGTGATCTTTGCCTTCGGCAGCGGCGCGGTGCAGGCGGCCTTCCGTCAGGGCGGGCTGCGGCTCTGGAGCGCCGATGTGGCGGGCACGCGCAACGGCACGGCGCTGGCGTCGATCAGCGATATCACCGGGGCGCCGGTGATCTCCGGCGAGCGGGTCTTTGTCGGCAACCATTCGGGCCGCGTCGTGGGCTTCAACCTCGGCAGCGGCGAGCGGCTCTGGACGGCGCGCATGGGCGCGCGCGGGCCGGTCTGGCCGGCGGGCGACTCGGTGTTCTTCGTCTCCGACGTGAACGCGCTGGTGCGGCTCGACGCCGCCACCGGCGAACAGATCTGGTCGGTGGACCTGCCGGGCTACGAGCCGGTGCGGCGTCCGCAGCGCAAGCGCGACAGCGCCTTTGCGCATCACGGGCCGGTTCTGGCCGGCGGGCGTCTGGTTCTGGCCTCCTCGGACGGGCTGCTGCGCAGCTTCAACCCGGAGAACGGCGCACTGCTCTCGGCGATCGAGATCCCGGGCGGTGCCACCACCGCGCCGGCGGTGGCGGGCGGCACGCTCTACGTGGTGACCAAGAAGGGCCAGCTCGTCGCCTATCGCTGA
- the der gene encoding ribosome biogenesis GTPase Der has protein sequence MSFSLAIVGRPNVGKSTLFNRLVGKRLALVDDQPGVTRDLREGVGRLGDLRFTVIDTAGLEEATDESLQGRMRKLTERAVDMADICLFMIDARVGVTPTDEVFAEILRKRAKHVILAANKAEGAAADAGVLEAYALGLGEPLRLSAEHGEGMPDLYGTLQPLADAFAERAAEEAPETDVSLDEEVSEEADEALPEITAAKPLQIAVVGRPNAGKSTLINKILGEDRLLTGPEAGITRDAISVQLDWDGTPMRIFDTAGMRKRAKVQEKLEKLSVSDGLRAVKFAEVVVVLLDAAIPFEQQDLRIADLAEREGRAVVVAVNKWDVEEHKQEKLRDLKEAFDRLLPQLRGAPLVTVSARTGRGLDRLHAAVIKAWEVWNRRIPTGQLNRWLEGMISSHPPPAPQGRRIKLRYMTQAKTRPPGFVVMCSHPDKIPESYTRYLVNGLREGFDMPGTPIRLYMRGQGDKNPYKGRREKNAGALKKHLGRRKD, from the coding sequence ATGAGCTTTTCCCTCGCCATTGTGGGCCGCCCGAATGTGGGCAAATCCACGCTGTTCAACCGGCTGGTCGGCAAGCGCCTGGCGCTGGTCGACGACCAGCCCGGCGTGACCCGCGACCTGCGCGAGGGCGTGGGCCGGCTGGGCGATCTTCGCTTCACGGTGATCGACACGGCGGGGCTGGAAGAGGCCACCGACGAGAGCCTTCAGGGCCGCATGCGCAAGCTCACCGAGCGCGCGGTGGACATGGCCGATATCTGCCTCTTCATGATCGACGCGCGGGTGGGGGTCACCCCCACCGACGAGGTCTTTGCCGAGATCCTGCGCAAGCGCGCCAAACATGTGATCCTGGCGGCCAACAAGGCCGAGGGCGCTGCCGCCGATGCCGGCGTGCTGGAGGCCTATGCGCTGGGTCTGGGCGAGCCCTTGCGGCTTTCGGCGGAGCATGGCGAGGGCATGCCGGATCTCTACGGCACCTTGCAGCCGCTGGCCGATGCCTTTGCCGAGCGCGCTGCCGAGGAGGCGCCGGAGACGGATGTGAGCCTCGACGAAGAGGTCTCGGAAGAGGCCGATGAGGCGCTGCCCGAGATTACCGCCGCGAAGCCCTTGCAGATCGCCGTGGTGGGCCGGCCCAATGCCGGCAAGTCGACGCTGATCAACAAGATCCTCGGCGAGGACCGCCTGCTGACCGGCCCCGAGGCGGGCATCACCCGCGACGCGATCTCGGTGCAGCTCGACTGGGACGGCACGCCGATGCGGATCTTTGACACCGCCGGCATGCGCAAGCGCGCCAAGGTGCAGGAAAAGCTGGAGAAACTCTCGGTCTCCGACGGGCTGCGCGCGGTCAAGTTCGCCGAGGTCGTGGTGGTGCTGCTGGATGCGGCGATTCCCTTCGAGCAGCAGGATCTGCGCATCGCCGATCTCGCCGAGCGCGAGGGCCGTGCGGTCGTGGTCGCGGTGAACAAATGGGATGTGGAAGAGCACAAGCAGGAAAAGCTGCGCGATCTGAAAGAGGCCTTCGACCGGCTGCTGCCGCAGCTGCGCGGCGCGCCGCTGGTGACCGTCTCGGCGCGCACCGGGCGCGGGCTCGACCGGCTGCACGCGGCGGTTATCAAGGCCTGGGAGGTCTGGAACCGCCGCATCCCCACCGGCCAGCTCAACCGCTGGCTGGAAGGGATGATCTCCTCGCACCCGCCGCCCGCGCCGCAGGGCCGGCGGATCAAGCTGCGCTACATGACCCAGGCCAAGACCCGTCCGCCGGGCTTTGTGGTGATGTGCTCGCATCCCGACAAGATCCCCGAAAGCTACACGCGCTATCTGGTCAACGGTCTGCGCGAGGGCTTCGACATGCCGGGCACGCCGATCCGGCTCTATATGCGCGGGCAGGGCGACAAGAACCCCTATAAGGGCCGGCGCGAGAAGAACGCCGGCGCGCTGAAGAAGCATCTGGGCCGGCGCAAGGACTGA
- the serS gene encoding serine--tRNA ligase translates to MHDIRAIRENPAAWDAALSRRGLESQSASVLAMDEERRAAIHAAETAQAEQNRASKEVGKAKASGDEAEFERLRALVSAKKAEVAEMQAKAKELDSQLTDLLMGVPNLPYDDVPEGADEDDNVEIRRWGTPAAYDFAPKEHYQLEGVQKGMDFETAAKLSGARFVVLSGAVARIHRALAQFMLDTHTEENGLTETWTPVLVREEMMYGTGQLPKFGEDSYQTREGWWLVPTAEVTLTNIVNGLTVDEDYLPRRYVAHTQCFRSEAGSAGRDTAGMLRQHQFEKVEMVSVTHPENSREELDRMTGCAQGILERLGLPYRTVVLCTGDMGFGARRTHDIEVWLPGQNTYREISSVSVCGDFQARRMNARFKPGAGGKPDYVHTLNGSGLAVGRCLIAVLENGQQADGSVKLPEALHPWLRGKTTLTADGDLV, encoded by the coding sequence ATGCACGACATCCGCGCCATCCGAGAAAACCCCGCCGCATGGGATGCGGCGCTGTCTCGCCGCGGGCTGGAGTCGCAATCGGCCTCGGTCCTGGCCATGGACGAGGAACGCCGCGCCGCGATCCACGCCGCCGAAACCGCGCAGGCCGAGCAGAACAGGGCGTCCAAGGAGGTCGGCAAGGCCAAGGCCTCCGGCGACGAGGCGGAGTTCGAACGGCTGCGCGCGCTGGTCTCGGCGAAAAAGGCCGAGGTGGCGGAGATGCAGGCCAAGGCCAAGGAGCTCGACAGCCAGCTCACCGATCTGCTGATGGGCGTGCCGAACCTGCCCTATGACGATGTGCCCGAGGGCGCGGACGAGGACGACAATGTCGAAATCCGCCGCTGGGGCACGCCGGCGGCCTATGATTTCGCCCCCAAGGAGCATTACCAGCTCGAGGGCGTGCAGAAGGGCATGGATTTCGAAACCGCCGCCAAGCTCTCCGGCGCGCGCTTCGTGGTGCTCTCGGGCGCCGTGGCGCGCATTCACCGGGCGCTGGCGCAGTTCATGCTCGACACCCATACCGAGGAGAACGGGCTCACCGAGACGTGGACCCCGGTGCTGGTGCGCGAAGAGATGATGTATGGCACCGGCCAGTTGCCGAAATTCGGCGAGGACAGCTATCAGACCCGCGAGGGCTGGTGGCTGGTGCCCACCGCCGAGGTGACGCTGACCAATATCGTCAACGGGCTGACCGTGGACGAAGATTACCTGCCGCGCCGCTATGTGGCGCATACGCAGTGCTTCCGCTCGGAGGCGGGCTCTGCGGGGCGCGACACCGCAGGCATGCTGCGTCAGCACCAGTTCGAGAAGGTCGAGATGGTCTCGGTCACGCATCCGGAAAACTCCCGCGAAGAGCTCGACCGGATGACCGGTTGCGCGCAGGGCATTCTCGAACGGCTGGGCCTGCCCTATCGCACCGTGGTGCTCTGCACCGGCGACATGGGCTTCGGCGCGCGGCGGACGCATGATATCGAGGTCTGGCTGCCCGGACAGAACACCTATCGCGAGATCTCCTCGGTCTCGGTCTGCGGCGATTTCCAGGCGCGGCGGATGAACGCGCGGTTCAAGCCGGGCGCCGGTGGCAAGCCGGATTATGTGCATACGCTAAACGGCTCGGGTCTGGCCGTCGGTCGCTGCCTGATCGCGGTGCTGGAGAACGGCCAGCAGGCGGATGGCTCGGTCAAGCTGCCCGAGGCGTTGCATCCGTGGCTGCGCGGCAAGACCACGCTCACGGCGGATGGAGATCTGGTCTGA
- a CDS encoding trypsin-like serine peptidase, with protein sequence MIRAALLCLLLATPATAQDLPALPLADHSQWQAVGRLNTKGYNRRGMCSGALIAPDTVLTAAHCLAGPGGTPERAENLHFVAGWLGGDYAGESAVAGYELHPRAYDNLHLDIEHDLALVTLAQPLDIAPLPIGSGFAPPFALIGYHDHRPHRLSGRFDCKGHKDHALLRIACPVRPGNSGGPVLSGGPGAWEVTAVVTAYAQGDTLAVPVDEWVRARLLRGAPYTSD encoded by the coding sequence ATGATCCGCGCCGCGCTGCTCTGCCTCCTCCTCGCCACCCCAGCCACCGCGCAGGATCTGCCCGCCCTGCCCCTTGCAGACCACTCTCAGTGGCAGGCCGTGGGCCGGCTCAACACCAAGGGCTACAACCGGCGCGGCATGTGTTCCGGGGCGCTGATCGCGCCCGATACCGTGCTGACCGCCGCGCATTGTCTCGCCGGCCCCGGCGGCACGCCCGAGCGGGCGGAGAACCTGCATTTCGTCGCGGGCTGGCTCGGCGGCGATTATGCCGGGGAGAGCGCCGTCGCGGGGTATGAGCTGCACCCCAGGGCCTATGACAACCTGCATCTCGATATCGAGCACGATCTGGCGCTGGTCACTCTGGCCCAGCCGCTCGACATCGCGCCGCTGCCCATCGGCAGCGGTTTCGCCCCGCCCTTCGCGCTGATCGGCTATCACGATCACCGGCCGCACCGGCTTTCGGGCCGGTTCGACTGCAAGGGTCACAAGGACCACGCGCTCCTGCGCATCGCCTGCCCGGTGCGGCCCGGCAATTCCGGCGGGCCGGTGCTGAGCGGCGGGCCGGGCGCATGGGAGGTGACAGCGGTGGTCACTGCCTATGCGCAAGGCGATACGCTGGCGGTGCCGGTGGATGAATGGGTTCGCGCGCGGCTGCTGCGGGGCGCCCCCTACACCTCGGATTAA